A genomic window from Osmia bicornis bicornis chromosome 6, iOsmBic2.1, whole genome shotgun sequence includes:
- the LOC114871965 gene encoding zinc finger protein ZIC 4-like, translating into MMNAFLDGVSSHPHHLANLGIKLSPGGGGATGGSTDTGAGVQPAPGEAPSQQHHHFHPQGYPPHHPHPASHMAPHMGHHMSHHPGYAARDFLLRREHEFNATANPTTPESGLGLFTPLHHDGTAATMQQFPHHPSQHPLAASHYPGHYPQDSRLPPHHQYLGAPHLTPASIHHQQHPAVSHPSHHPHGAFLRYMRSNGSGGGGTAGVPGGQRQEMSCMWVDQDAPGPGRKLCGKLFNSLHDIVTHLTVEHVGGPECTTHACFWQGCARNGRAFKAKYKLVNHIRVHTGEKPFPCPFPGCGKVFARSENLKIHKRTHTGEKPFKCEYSGCERRFANSSDRKKHSHVHTSDKPYNCRVSGCDKSYTHPSSLRKHMKVHGMTLGEGKIGGGYESEGEESSSSGGSLSVTGHTESPQPPPVVPTTTTTNPPSSHPSTRGPELTEWYVCQPPTVGPQHSPLPGPPPPHHLGPHHFNPLMHHQATAY; encoded by the exons ATGATGAACGCTTTCCTGGACGGCGTGTCCTCGCACCCTCACCACCTGGCCAATCTGGGCATCAAACTGTCGCCGGGCGGTGGTGGAGCCACGGGAGGATCCACGGACACGGGGGCTGGTGTGCAACCCGCGCCGGGCGAAGCTCCGTCACAGCAGCATCATCACTTTCATCCCCAGGGCTATCCGCCTCATCATCCCCATCCGGCTTCCCACATGGCGCCGCACATGGGTCACCATATGAGCCATCACCCCGGTTACGCGGCTCGCGACTTCCTGCTACGCAGAGAGCACGAGTTCAACGCGACCGCGAATCCGACCACCCCCGAAAGCGGTCTAGGACTATTTACTCCGTTGCATCACGACGGGACCGCCGCGACCATGCAACAATTTCCTCATCATCCGAGCCAACATCCCCTCGCGGCCAGTCACTATCCCGGACACTATCCGCAGGACTCGAGGCTGCCCCCGCATCACCAGTACTTGGGCGCACCGCACCTGACCCCTGCGTCGATTCATCATCAACAACACCCGGCCGTCAGTCACCCGAGCCATCATCCTCACGGTGCTTTCTTAAGGTACATGAGGAGCAACGGAAGCGGCGGTGGCGGCACCGCCGGTGTACCCGGCGGTCAACGTCAAGAGATGTCCTGCATGTGGGTTGATCAGGACGCGCCGGGACCCGGAAGGAAGCTGTGCGGCAAACTCTTCAACTCCCTCCACGATATCGTGACGCACCTCACGGTCGAACACGTGGGCGGGCCCGAGTGCACGACGCACGCGTGCTTCTGGCAGGGATGTGCGCGTAACGGCAGGGCCTTCAAGGCCAAGTACAAGCTCGTCAATCACATAAGGGTGCACACCGGCGAGAAACCCTTCCCTTGTCCGTTCCCTGGATGCGGCAAAGTTTTCGCCAGATCCGAGAACCTCAAGATCCACAAGAGAACGCATACCG GAGAGAAACCGTTCAAGTGCGAATACTCCGGCTGCGAGAGGCGGTTCGCGAACAGCAGCGATCGCAAGAAGCACAGTCACGTCCACACGTCCGACAAGCCTTACAATTGTCGAGTTTCCGGCTGCGACAAGTCCTACACCCATCCTAGCTCGTTGCGCAAGCATATGAAG GTGCACGGCATGACCCTGGGCGAGGGCAAGATAGGAGGGGGCTACGAGAGCGAGGGTGAAGAGAGCAGCAGCAGCGGGGGTAGCTTGTCCGTGACCGGGCACACCGAGTCTCCTCAGCCGCCTCCGGTTGTCCCGACAACCACCACGACCAACCCACCGTCGAGTCATCCTTCGACCAGAGGCCCGGAATTGACGGAATGGTACGTCTGTCAGCCGCCAACCGTTGGTCCTCAGCACAGTCCTCTGCCAGGACCTCCGCCACCCCATCACCTTGGCCCGCACCATTTCAACCCGCTGATGCATCACCAAGCGACTGCCTACTAG